One Hugenholtzia roseola DSM 9546 genomic window carries:
- a CDS encoding oxidoreductase, whose translation MRTSQKTALIAGATGLVGEMLLQQLLADERYAKIKLLLRRPLAQTHDKLEQRVIDFDALQTTDLKSFLADTDEFYCALGTTRKKAGSKEAFRKVDYDYVVNLARKAAQAGIPKVALVSAMGADKKSFFFYNQVKGEVEYEISHLDFELVYIARPSLLLGARQEERTGEDLAKVFDSLLNPIIPQKYKGIEAKKVAASMVSVLNSSKEGLIIIESDDLQTY comes from the coding sequence ATGCGAACTTCTCAAAAAACAGCACTTATCGCAGGTGCGACAGGTCTGGTAGGAGAGATGCTATTGCAGCAACTGCTTGCAGACGAAAGATATGCGAAAATCAAACTTTTGTTGCGCCGTCCGCTTGCACAGACGCATGACAAATTGGAGCAGCGTGTCATAGACTTCGATGCCCTTCAAACCACCGACCTAAAAAGTTTTCTCGCCGATACCGACGAATTTTATTGCGCCTTAGGCACTACACGCAAAAAGGCAGGCAGCAAGGAGGCTTTTAGAAAGGTAGATTACGACTATGTCGTCAATTTGGCACGCAAGGCGGCACAGGCAGGCATACCGAAAGTGGCTTTGGTTTCGGCAATGGGAGCAGACAAAAAGTCATTTTTTTTCTACAATCAGGTAAAAGGTGAAGTAGAATATGAAATTTCGCACCTTGATTTTGAGCTTGTTTATATCGCGCGTCCTTCTTTGCTTTTGGGAGCGCGTCAGGAAGAGCGCACAGGCGAGGATTTGGCAAAAGTTTTTGATAGCCTTTTAAATCCGATTATTCCCCAAAAGTATAAAGGCATAGAAGCCAAAAAAGTTGCCGCCTCTATGGTTTCGGTGTTGAATAGTTCGAAAGAGGGGCTTATCATCATAGAATCCGACGATTTACAAACTTATTAG
- a CDS encoding DUF1573 domain-containing protein, translating to MSKVKFLFLVFFLVAGTCAALMPSPEIRWESTNLALGKIAQHQPITLNYHFENQGQAALLIQDAKGSCGCTQIEYPKTPLKAGEKGLIKATFNAASIGQFHKTITIRTNSPEQPSVTLSFQGEVVAQK from the coding sequence ATGAGCAAAGTAAAATTCTTATTCCTCGTGTTTTTCTTAGTCGCTGGCACTTGCGCAGCCCTTATGCCAAGCCCTGAAATCAGATGGGAAAGTACCAATCTGGCACTTGGTAAAATTGCGCAGCATCAGCCCATTACCCTCAACTACCATTTTGAAAATCAGGGACAAGCCGCCCTATTGATACAAGATGCCAAAGGCTCTTGCGGCTGTACGCAGATAGAGTACCCCAAAACGCCTTTGAAGGCAGGCGAAAAAGGACTTATCAAAGCTACCTTCAATGCCGCCAGCATAGGGCAGTTTCATAAAACCATTACCATTCGCACCAATAGCCCTGAGCAGCCCAGCGTTACCTTATCTTTTCAGGGCGAAGTAGTGGCACAGAAGTAA